The genomic interval ACTTACTGAATCTCATAAAACTGATCGTAAACGTAATCCCAAAAATCCGCTAAATTTGATCCTTTATTGTGCGGATTTTTTGAAGTAGATGACTTCATTGCATCTAAACAAGCTTTTTCTTTGGCATCATAATATGCCTTCAACTGATGTGCAGTGGGATCTTCGATCATCTCTTCAAACTTTTTTATTTTTTCAGGCATAACAGACTATTTCACAATTATAAATATATTCATCAATATAACGTACAACCCTTATTCTAATAAAGCAGTTTAGATAAGATATTGCAAAAGGGAGTCAAGAATAGCAAATAAAAAACGGACAGCTCCTCACGAAACTGTCCGTAATAATGTTTGAGTGGGCGATGCTGGATTCGAACCAGCGACTTCTTCCTTGTAAGGGAAGCACTCTAAACCGCTGAGTTAATCGCCCTTTTGCAAGTGCAGAATATACGCATATTCTGTTATCACTCAAAACATTTTTTACTCCTTCAAAGGAAGAATATTTTTTGTAGGTTAACACCGTTAACTACTTCTTGACTTGTGTTACACAATCAGGCATCTTAGCAAACAATACAAGCAACGCCTCTATTAAATCGATTTATATACTGTTATGGCAAACCAATTAAATAACAATTCTCCTTTCGAAGCCGTCATCGTCGATGGCGGACGCATTCCCTTTCAGCGGTCGGGCACCGGATATAAAAAAATGATGTCCTATGATCTCGGTCGTATGGCTATCGAAGGACTAATCAGTCGCTCGGGCATTCATGCTGGTGAGCTGGATCGTGTCATCATGGGTACGGTCATCCAAGAGGTAAACACCAGCAATGTGGCCCGAGAATCGGCACTGGGGGCCGGCATCCCCAATACTGTACCGGCTCATACGGTCACCCAAGCCTGTATCTCTTCGAATCAAGCTATCACTAGTGCGGTTAACCTGATTCGTTCGGGACAAGCTCAAATTATACTGGCCGGCGGCACCGAAACCATGTCTGACATTCCTATCCGGTTTCGTAAAAAGTTCCGCCAAAAACTATTGGATGCCCGTAAATACAAATCGCTTAGTGACTTTCTGGGATTTTTTAAAGGACTGCGACCATCGCACCTATTGCCAGAAATCCCATCTATTTCTGAATTTTCTACCGGTGATACCATGGGTGAAAGCTGTGACCGCATGGCCGCTCACTTTGGCATCGGCCGAAAAGAGCAAGACCAATATGCCCTGCGTTCTCACCAGATGGCAGCAAAAGCTACCAATGAAGGCTTGCTTGATGATGAACTGTTACCGGCTGCCACTCCTCCTGACTTTGATGCCATCGAGTACGACAATACCTATCGTGAAGACACCTCGATGGAAAAACTTGAAAAGCTAAGCCCTGCCTTTATCAAGCCGCACGGCACTATCACGGCGGGTAATTCTTCGGCATTTACCGACGGTGCTTCGGCTTCACTGATCATGGAAAAACAAACGGCTCTCAATCACAATATCACTCCAAAAGCTATATTACGCAATTATACTTATGTAGCACAAGACCCTGAGGATGAACTACTGCTGGGTCCGGCCTATGCCACCCCAAAAGTACTTGATGCGGCGGAGCTTCAGCTTGCTGATATTGACGTTTTTGAGTTTCACGAAGCCTTTGCCGGACAAATATTAACGGTACTTAAAGCACTCAACTCCGACAAATTTGCAAAAGAAAAACTAGATCGCGATCAGAAAGTGGGCGAAATCCCAATGGATAAATTTAATTGCTGGGGTGGATCGCTTTCGCTGGGTCACCCTTTTGGAGCTACAGGTACGCGCTTAGTCACCACTGCTGCCAATAGGCTGCATCACGAAGACGGCCGTTTTGCACTTGTTGCTGCCTGTGCTGCCGGTGGACAGGGACATGCTATGATCCTGGAACGATTTGACGGCTAATATTCAATAGTAGCACGGGCATTTACTCATGCGAAAGCTGCTGCCTGCTACAAACAAATACTTGCAACAGTTCTATTTGTCTGCTTTATGATACTTAAACCTGAAAGTTATTTATAGATATGTCTTACTTATCCATTGAAGAACAAGAAAATATACTGGTTGTTACTCTTAACCAGCCTGATGAAAAAGTAAACAAACTTAATGAGGCGTTAATCTCTGACTTTGAAAACCTCCTTAATGATGTAAACGACAATGAGATTGACGGCATTGTTCTGCAAAGCGGCAAAGAAGGAAATTTTATTGCTGGTGCCGATGTAGAAATGTTGAAAAACAAGTCAGCTCCCGAAGGTATTGAAGAATTAAGCAGGCGCGGTAATGAGCTGCTTCTAAAGCTGGAAAAACATCCGATCCCTGTTGTAGCAGCTATTCATGGCTCGTGCATCGGCGGCGGTATGGAAGTAGCAATGGCCTGTAACTATCGCGTAGCTTCGGAACATTCTGATACAGTGATGGGACAACCCGAGGTAAATCTGGGGCTACTACCCGGTGGCGGGGGCACACAACGTCTGCCCCGACTTATTGGCATACAAAATGCCCTTACCTACATGCTTACAGGCAAAAACATTTATCCGCGCAAGGCTTACAAATTAGGATTGGTAGATGAGCTAACGCATAAAGATGCGGTGCTGACAGCCGCTAAAGCAGCGGTCAAAAAAATCAACAGTGGAAAGTTCGAGCGCAAAGATAAACGAAGCCTTGCTCACCAACTGATGGAAGGGCTAAGTCCTCTGCGCAAAATTATTTATTCCCAAGCCCGCAAGCGAGCTCAATCTAATACAAAAGGCAACTATCCCGCGCCGGAAAAAATTATCGACAGTGTGGAAGAAGGATATGAAAATGGCTTTCAGGCCGGCCTGGAATTAGAGTCTGTTAACTTTGGAAAGCTGGCAGCAACACCCGAATCAGAAGCGTTGGTAAATATGTTCTTTGCCATGCAGGGTGCCAAGAAAAATCCGCAGGAAGACCAAGCAAAAGGCATTCAAAAAATGGGTGTGCTAGGTGCGGGACTTATGGGCTCAGGAATTGCCGATGTCAGTGTCAACAACGATTTCCGCGTGCTCCTCAAAGACCAGTCCGTAGAACAAGCCAGCAAGGGCAAGCAATCCATATGGAAAAGCCTGGAAAAAAATCGTAAGAAACATATTATTTCATCATTTGAACGCGATCGCATCTCAAGTTTGGTTACTCCTACCGAAACCTACGACGGCTTTGAAAATACAGACATGGTTATTGAAGCTGTTTTTGAGGACTTAGATCTCAAACAATCAATCTTAGAAGAGGTAGAACAGGTAACACCTGACCACTGTATTTTTGCCTCGAATACTTCTTCCTTACCTATCAATAACATTGCTGAAGCCTCCGGTCGGCCGGAACAGGTGGTGGGCATGCATTACTTTTCACCCGTTCCTAAAATGCCACTTCTGGAAATTATTACCACTGAGAAAACAGCTGACTGGGTTACCGCCACGGCTCGAGAAGTAGGAATTCAGCAGGGCAAACATGTAATTGTCGTTAATGACGGTCCCGGTTTTTACACCACACGCATCCTCTCTCCCTTTATGAATGAGGCACTGATGCTGCTCGAAGAAGGCATTTCGATTAAACAGCTTGATCACGATATGAAACAATTTGGCTTTCCGGTGGGGCCCGCGGCCCTCTTTGATGAGGTTGGAATCGATGTAGCTGCGCACATCACCGAAGTGCTTAGCGATCTCTTCGCAGAACGTGGTATCCAATCCAGCCAAAAACCAACAGAGCTTTTCGAAGAAGGCTATAAAGGCCGTAAAAACCAAAAGGGATTTTATACATACGAAGAAAAGGACGGCGATCTCAAAAAAGGCGACCCCAACAAACAGATGTATCAATACTTTGGTGGACCTAATCGCACGTCCATGGATGCCAACACTGTACAACAGCGAATGACGTTGACGATGGTAAACGAAGCCGCTTGGTGTCTGCAAGAGGATATACTACACAATGCTACCGACGGCGACCTGGGCGCCGTGATGGGTCTAGGATTTCCTCCTTTTCTGGGTGGACCATTCCGATATATTGACCGAGAGGGAGCTGATAAAATTGTACAACGGCTCGAAAAATTTGAGCAGGAGCATGGCCCAAGATTTACTCCGGCAGATATTCTGAAGGACTATGCAAAATCCGGTAAAAAGTTCCACCAAGATTGACAAACCAACATCTCATCCTGAACTTGATTCAAGATCCCAATAATTGGAGCAACCCGGTAAAAACACTATCTTTAGAGGCTATTTAACAGAATTGAAATATAACAAATATACGTTTTCATGATACACACAGCATTATTGTTGATGGGATCTTCACAAGGTGGCGGTGGTTGGATTAACCTGGTTTTTCTGGGAGCCATTTTTGTAATCTTTTATTTCTTTATCATCCGTCCGCAAAAAAAGCGGCAGGAAGAAGTTCAAAATATGGTTGATAACCTTGAGAAAGGGGACAAAATTGTAACCTCCGGCGGAATGATTGCCCGTGTGAGAACTGTTGATGAGGACACTGTTCTAGCTGAAATTGACAGCGATGTTAAAGCTCGATTTCAAAAAAGTTCTATTACGGATGTAAATCCCAATCAAGATTAATTGAAATATGTCCGGTAATATTACATTCGATAGCATAGAATCTGCTATCGAAGACATTAAACAGGGCGGCATTGTTATTGTAGCCGATGATAAGGACCGCGAAAACGAAGGTGATTTTGTAATGGCGGCCGAAAAAGTCACCTCCGAAGCCGTCAACCTGATGGCCAAATACGGTCGCGGGCTCATCTGCACGCCTATTACCCGAGAAAAAGCCTATCAGCTTAATCTCGACTATATGGTAACGGAAGGTGCCGACCCCGATGAGGCAGCCTTTACGGTTTCTATTGATCATAACGAATTAACCACTACGGGCATATCAGCCGCTGATCGCGCCAACACCATTAAAGAGATGATCAAACGCGATGCCCAACCTGATGATTTCCGCCGACCCGGACATATTTTTCCTCTTATCGGTACGAACGGTGGTGTACTTCGCCGTGCCGGACATACCGAAGCAGCTATTGACCTTGCCCGGCTGGCCGGTCTTGAACCGGCAGGTATTATCTGTGAGATCATGAAAGATAATGGTGCCATGGCCCGGCTCCCGGATCTGGCAGAACTTGCTGACGAGTTTAACATGAAGCTGATAAGCATTGAAGATCTTATCAGCTACCGGATGCAAAATGAATCGCTAGTCCGCAAAATTGTGGATGTTAACCTGCCTACCATTTACGGAGATTTTACCCTACACGCTTTCGAAGAACGCCTCACCGGCGACCATCACCTGGCGCTGGCTAAAGGCGAATGGGAAGAAGGTGATCCCGTGCTGGTGCGCGTACACTCTTCGTGCATGACCGGAGACATTTTCGGATCCAAACGATGTGATTGCGGTGAACAGCTGCATCAGGCGCTATTGCAAGTCGAAAAAGAAGGCAAAGGCGTAGTGCTCTACATGAATCAGGAAGGCCGCGGTATTGGGCTGGTCAACAAGCTTAAAGCATATAAGCTACAAGAAAAAGGTATGGATACGGTCGAGGCCAATGAGGCACTTGGTTTTGAACCTGATGCACGCGACTATGGCGTTGGGGCACAAATTCTGCGGTCACTGGATATCTCCAAGTTGCGGCTGATGACTAACAATCCCGTTAAGCGTGTGGGACTCAAAAGCTTTGGCCTTGAAATGGTTGAGCGCGTGCCCATCGAAGTGGGAGCCTATCCCGAAAATGTGCGCTATCTAAAAACAAAGCGCGACAAGATGGGCCATGAGCTTGATCTCGAAGAGTTGGATCCGCATAGCCCAAAATTTATTGACAGCATTGTTACGGATGAGTAGTACTACTTGATCAGCAGCATTTTTTGTGCTGCACGATCTTTTTCATCCCCGGCCCGTCGGCCACGATGC from Fodinibius salinus carries:
- a CDS encoding acetyl-CoA C-acyltransferase, yielding MANQLNNNSPFEAVIVDGGRIPFQRSGTGYKKMMSYDLGRMAIEGLISRSGIHAGELDRVIMGTVIQEVNTSNVARESALGAGIPNTVPAHTVTQACISSNQAITSAVNLIRSGQAQIILAGGTETMSDIPIRFRKKFRQKLLDARKYKSLSDFLGFFKGLRPSHLLPEIPSISEFSTGDTMGESCDRMAAHFGIGRKEQDQYALRSHQMAAKATNEGLLDDELLPAATPPDFDAIEYDNTYREDTSMEKLEKLSPAFIKPHGTITAGNSSAFTDGASASLIMEKQTALNHNITPKAILRNYTYVAQDPEDELLLGPAYATPKVLDAAELQLADIDVFEFHEAFAGQILTVLKALNSDKFAKEKLDRDQKVGEIPMDKFNCWGGSLSLGHPFGATGTRLVTTAANRLHHEDGRFALVAACAAGGQGHAMILERFDG
- a CDS encoding 3-hydroxyacyl-CoA dehydrogenase NAD-binding domain-containing protein, with translation MSYLSIEEQENILVVTLNQPDEKVNKLNEALISDFENLLNDVNDNEIDGIVLQSGKEGNFIAGADVEMLKNKSAPEGIEELSRRGNELLLKLEKHPIPVVAAIHGSCIGGGMEVAMACNYRVASEHSDTVMGQPEVNLGLLPGGGGTQRLPRLIGIQNALTYMLTGKNIYPRKAYKLGLVDELTHKDAVLTAAKAAVKKINSGKFERKDKRSLAHQLMEGLSPLRKIIYSQARKRAQSNTKGNYPAPEKIIDSVEEGYENGFQAGLELESVNFGKLAATPESEALVNMFFAMQGAKKNPQEDQAKGIQKMGVLGAGLMGSGIADVSVNNDFRVLLKDQSVEQASKGKQSIWKSLEKNRKKHIISSFERDRISSLVTPTETYDGFENTDMVIEAVFEDLDLKQSILEEVEQVTPDHCIFASNTSSLPINNIAEASGRPEQVVGMHYFSPVPKMPLLEIITTEKTADWVTATAREVGIQQGKHVIVVNDGPGFYTTRILSPFMNEALMLLEEGISIKQLDHDMKQFGFPVGPAALFDEVGIDVAAHITEVLSDLFAERGIQSSQKPTELFEEGYKGRKNQKGFYTYEEKDGDLKKGDPNKQMYQYFGGPNRTSMDANTVQQRMTLTMVNEAAWCLQEDILHNATDGDLGAVMGLGFPPFLGGPFRYIDREGADKIVQRLEKFEQEHGPRFTPADILKDYAKSGKKFHQD
- the yajC gene encoding preprotein translocase subunit YajC produces the protein MIHTALLLMGSSQGGGGWINLVFLGAIFVIFYFFIIRPQKKRQEEVQNMVDNLEKGDKIVTSGGMIARVRTVDEDTVLAEIDSDVKARFQKSSITDVNPNQD
- a CDS encoding bifunctional 3,4-dihydroxy-2-butanone-4-phosphate synthase/GTP cyclohydrolase II, with product MSGNITFDSIESAIEDIKQGGIVIVADDKDRENEGDFVMAAEKVTSEAVNLMAKYGRGLICTPITREKAYQLNLDYMVTEGADPDEAAFTVSIDHNELTTTGISAADRANTIKEMIKRDAQPDDFRRPGHIFPLIGTNGGVLRRAGHTEAAIDLARLAGLEPAGIICEIMKDNGAMARLPDLAELADEFNMKLISIEDLISYRMQNESLVRKIVDVNLPTIYGDFTLHAFEERLTGDHHLALAKGEWEEGDPVLVRVHSSCMTGDIFGSKRCDCGEQLHQALLQVEKEGKGVVLYMNQEGRGIGLVNKLKAYKLQEKGMDTVEANEALGFEPDARDYGVGAQILRSLDISKLRLMTNNPVKRVGLKSFGLEMVERVPIEVGAYPENVRYLKTKRDKMGHELDLEELDPHSPKFIDSIVTDE